A section of the Pleuronectes platessa chromosome 7, fPlePla1.1, whole genome shotgun sequence genome encodes:
- the tango6 gene encoding transport and Golgi organization protein 6 homolog codes for MTSGFLAAISILTKPLNEASVRDAQSSHQEALLAVLQNNRSLLLQQLQSESSFEEVKKLREEVMSAAEWLSTDPEDATWGFVQECLLLLLALARHISNELKLFKLKSSSVAKNATPEFAPPLPPDVLSVTQQKTLRAALQFVVSLGLCPYLASGVGVPLSCRSAFGAMVEKLVRGGAVSAGGRRLLTTTNVLLQLAELSSLATLVFTQHLGDVMAALCQLGYQPHRGERGGTEEEKMLELSAEERRTCREALKSLLGKVYQPIVIKQLLILQGGPRQSGAAGSSSGSGSRAALGSAPAWLRRLCGQLLSERLMQPNGVQAVVRAVLEGGTGGESDWRKCDGVARILVACPQQSTSADSYYRQVCPQILQLLHFKDKLAAQQFQLVATRAALSIVQEKPSFAHQYLLTPLLQPLHRCTSASNESRDLAAVEEWELTRCVEDVYKIWVVGNSPSASLLKALEEVLPVIFTLFCFTKQNVSHLRAPCQDIVLWYLSHTEASEALSALRQLSGLQGQKTEASDFYFTPGSDGGARFDSRENCSDEDDALYEKLSGEQWRLECLMHLLAELKDSDLPGDFFLELLQELTSWTAAADEVKNDEEELDVSTMTLLEVEQEVLGRAARQSLRLALLQVLAMMVESLQHNTLLRKPNQVVDFIVTLVQRACVGLDQVTEPSPENPIESQTLSMGIGLVATLLSGPELGAEDYSSMSRLLSPLETLSQNHSDVVVQQLASNLRAVIATHGAIRPEDLTAAAAQASRKPETTVKNTNVSSRRKQKIQTEGSDSGTRPRSSSQDRNPPINPLITHPVSPGGSVAGKTPRAGRTSVPCSSTKPFSDWLLEACDPEVPTRAFALRVLTQMVQSGNPEVVQAQEKVLMLFLENLEHEDSFIYLSAIQGLAALADSFPERILERLLEDFQQGPSLPTSDQERSLETRLKVGEVLMRASRAMGELAPHLGRPLVGVFLQGTRDSDQSVRASSLSNLGELCQKLDYALGPLAQELSLCLTALIKTEKEAEVRRAAVHVIALLLRGLSHKTTQVLSEVLLDLYRALKWVLRSDPDDVTVLHAQLALEELDVVMRRFIFPEQKLEKKIVVLP; via the exons atgactTCCGGGTTCCTCGCTGCGATCAGTATCCTCACGAAGCCTCTGAACG AGGCGTCTGTGCGTGATGCTCAGTCCTCCCACCAGGAGGCGCTGCTGGCAGTGCTGCAGAACAACAGATCCCTTCTCCTTCAGCAGCTTCAGAGTGAGAGCAGCttcgaggaggtgaagaagctgCGGGAGGAGGTGATGTCAGCGGCGGAGTGGTTGTCCACAGATCCAGAAGATGCCACATGGGGCTTCGTGCAGGagtgtctcctgctgctcctcgccCTGGCACGACACATTTCTAATGAACTCAAACTGTTCAAGCTGAAAAGTTCCTCTGTGGCCAAAAATGCAACCCCTGAGTTTGCTCCACCTTTACCTCCGGATGTTCTCAGCGTCACGCAGCAGAAGACGCTCAGAGCAGCTCTTCAGTTCGTCGTCTCTCTGGGGCTCTGCCCCTACCTGGCTTCTGGAGTGGGCGTTCCCCTGAGCTGCCGCTCAGCGTTTGGAGCCATGGTGGAGAAACTCGTCCGTGGTGGAGCTGTGTCAGCAGGGGGGCGCCGCCTTCTTACCACCACAAACGTCCTGTTGCAGTTGGCAGAGCTGTCATCTTTGGCCACGCTGGTGTTCACACAGCATCTGGGGGATGTGATGGCGGCACTGTGCCAGCTCGGCTACCAGCCGCAccggggggagagagggggcaCCGAGGAGGAGAAG ATGCTGGAGCTCAGTGCTGAGGAACGTCGAACCTGCAGGGAGGCTCTGAAAAGCCTTTTAGGAAAAGTCTACCAGCCGATCGTCATCAAGCAGCTGCTGATCCTCCAAGGTGGACCCAGACAG TCGGGTGCAGCAGGAAGCTCCAGCGGTTCAGGCAGCAGAGCAGCTCTGGGATCAGCTCCGGCCTGGCTGAGGCGTCTGTGTGGTCAGCTGCTGTCTGAGCGCCTGATGCAGCCTAACGGGGTTCAGGCTGTAGTCAGAGCCGTCCTGGAGGGAGGAACCG GGGGCGAGTCAGACTGGAGGAAGTGTGACGGTGTGGCCAGGATCTTAGTGGCCTGCCCTCAACAGTCTACCTCAGCAGATAGTTACTACAGACAAGTCTGTCCTCAg atcctccagctcctgcactTCAAAGACAAGCTGGCGGCACAACAGTTTCAGCTTGTGGCCACCAGGGCGGCGCTCTCCATTGTGCAGGAGAAGCCCAGCTTTGCACATCAGTACCTGCTCACCCCGCTGCTTCAACCTCTTCACCGCTGCACCAGTGCTTCCA atgagAGTCGTGACCTTGCTGCTGTGGAGGAGTGGGAGCTGACGCGTTGTGTAGAAGATGTGTACAAG ATCTGGGTGGTTGGAAACAGTCCATCAGCGTCTCTTCTCAAAGCTCTAGAGGAAGTTCTGCCCGTTATCTTCACTCTTTTCTGTTTCACCAAGCAGAACGTCTCTCACCTCCG cgccccctgccaGGACATTGTGTTGTGGTACCTGAGCCACACCGAGGCGTCTGAAGCCCTGTCCGCTCTGAGGCAGCTCTCAGGTCTGCAGGGACAGAAAACAGAAGCAAGCGACTTCTACTTCACCCCAGGAAGTGACGGAGGAGCCAGGTTCGACTCGAGAGAGAACTGCAG TGATGAGGACGACGCTCTGTATGAGAAGCTGTCGGGGGaacagtggaggctggagtgtCTCATGCATTTGTTGGCTGAACTCAAAGATAGTGATCTACCTGGAGACTTcttcctggagctgctgcag GAGCTGACCAGTTGGACGGCTGCTGCAGACGAGGTGAAGAACGACGAAGAGGAGCTGGACGTGTCCACCATGACGCTcctggaggtggagcaggaggtgcTGGGTCGAGCTGCGAGACAAAGCCTGAGACTTGCTTTACTTCAGGTGCTGGCAATGATGGTTGAGTCTCTGCAGCATAATACACTGCTGAGAAAACCCAACCAG GTGGTGGACTTCATCGTGACCCTGGTCCAAAGGGCCTGTGTGGGTCTGGATCAGGTCACTGAGCCGAGTCCTGAGAACCCGATAGAGAGTCAGACTCTGAGCATGGGGATCGGTCTGGTGGCCACCCTGCTGTCCGGACCTGAG CTTGGCGCAGAGGACTACTCTTCCATGTCCAGGCTGCTCTCACCTCTGGAGACACTGTCCCAGAATCACTCTGACGTGGTCGTCCAGCAGCTGGCATCGAACCTCAGAGCCGTCATCGCCACTCACGGTGCCATCAGGCCTGAAgatctcactgctgctgctgcccaggCCTCCAGAAAACCGGAGACAACAGTCAAGAACACCAACGTGTCTTCTAGGAGAAAGCAAAAGATTCAAACTGAAGGAAGTGACTCAGGTACGAGGCCACGTTCGTCTTCCCAGGACAGAAATCCACCGATCAACCCCCTCATCACACACCCAGTGTCCCCTGGTGGGTCTGTAGCTGGTAAAACTCCACGAGCCGGACGCACCAGTGTCCCATGCTCCTCGACCAAGcccttctctgattggctgctggagGCGTGTGACCCGGAGGTGCCAACCAGAGCGTTCGCCCTGAGGGTCCTGACCCAGATGGTGCAAAGTGGGAACCCAGAGGTCGTCCAGGCCCAGGAGAAGGTGCTCATG ctCTTTTTAGAAAACCTGGAGCACGAGGACTCGTTCATTTACCTTTCAGCCATTCAAG GTCTGGCTGCGTTGGCGGATTCGTTTCCTGAGAGGATCCTTGAAAGGCTCCTGGAGGACTTCCAGCAGGGCCCCTCACTGCCCACGTCCGACCAGGAGCGCTCCCTGGAGACACGCCTCAAAGTGGGAGAGGTCCTGATGAGGGCGAGCAGAGCCATGG GGGAGCTGGCGCCGCACCTCGGCCGTCCTCTGGTGGGCGTCTTCCTGCAGGGAACCAGGGACTCGGACCAAAGCGTCCGGGCCAGCAGTCTGTCCAACCTCGGGGAACTCTGCCAGAAACTGGACTACGCTCTGGGACCACTGGCTCAAGAG CTGAGCTTGTGTCTGACAGCTCTGATAAAGACGGAGAAGGAGGCAGAGGTGAGGAGAGCTGCTGTTCACGTTATAGCTCTGCTGCTCCGAGGTCTGAGCCACAAAACCACCCAG GTTCTCAGTGAGGTTCTGTTGGATCTGTACCGAGCTCTGAAGTGGGTTCTGCGCTCGGACCCGGACGACGTCACGGTGCTGCACGCTCAGCTGGCGCTGGAGGAGCTCGATGTCGTGATGAGGAGGTTCATCTTCCCCGAGcagaagctggagaagaagaTCGTCGTCTTACCGTAG